The sequence below is a genomic window from Nitrospiria bacterium.
TACGAAATTCACTTGGAATATACAACCACAAACTCAACCTCCTAAAACCCAACCAACAGGATCACCTATGAGGGACTGGACATATGGGACTCTCCCCCTTTTTTCAATGGGTTTCTTTTAACCTAGAAGGGATTGGGGAAAAAAAATCCTCAACAACACTTTTCTTCATCTTCCTTAGGGGCACAACTTCCCACCGGAGCGTTGACTTCCACAATGGTACGGTCAGGCTCAACAATGGTAAACCAATGAGAGTAGGGGTCTTTTAGTAATTTTTCAACCGTATCGGTACAAACCTCCAAAGCATCGTTCCTTTGAAAGAAATGCCCTTCTTCATCCATTACAGCCTTAAACGGCCCTCGATATATGGCCTGATGCCCCAAATATTCACACCTTCCTTTTTTTTCAAATTTAAAACCACGGACCGTTACAGAATAAAAGTGGTACCCCTCTACTTCTTTCCAATAATCCTTTTTTAAAACTTCAAGGCCATAAAACCCTGCCTTTTCCAATCCTGCCAAAAACTCCTCCTCGGTCAGGGCCCCGGAAAGACATTCCCCCCATAGCTGCTCATTAATCCGGATATGGGGAGGGGTGGGGCGATCCGAAACAATATCCGATATCACAATTCTCCCCTGGTCCTTTAATACCCGCCACATTTCCGAAAATACCTGATTCTTATCTGGGGATAGGTTAATGACACAATTGGAGGTTATAAGATCCACCGATTGAGACTCTGCCGGTATTTTTTCCAGGTAACCTTTTTGAAAATCCACCACATCAAATCCAAGATTTTGAGAAACTGAAACTTTATTCCGTCGGGCCACCTCTAGCATTTGGTCCGTCATATCCACCCCAATGACCTTCCCTTCCGGCCCTACCTTTTTCGCGGCAATAAAACAATCAATTCCTCCCCCGGACCCCAAGTCCAGCATCCATTCTCCCGGTTTCAGGCCTGCAAGGGTTACAGGGGACCCACACCCATAGAAGCGTTCCAAAACCTCCTCTGGTATATGCTGGATTTCCTCAAGATCATAATGAACGGGACAACAAAGCTCCGCCTGAGGCTTTTCAGCGGCCTTTCCATAGAACTTTTTAACGATCTGATGAGGTTTTTCCACATCGAAGGAAAGCACACAGTTGGAATGAAGGGTATGCACCTGGTTCTCTGTCAAAAGTTCCAATCCCGTGGTTCCACAAACCAAGGCTCCTTCCCCCATGGCATGGAATATCACCGGAGAAGAATATCCGGATCGGTCATTTAAGGCCTCCTTCTTTTTTCTGGAAAGGTCCAACATAATATCTCGGACCATCTCTTGGTAAAAGGAATCATACGGATCTTCTTCTAATATATTCCCATTTTTTTTCCGGGTCTCACTCAAAAAATAAGTATGCTCTTCATCTCCTCCCCCCGTCATAAAGCGAAAGGGATTTTCCTTGATACCGGCTTTACGCATCAGGGTTGCAGCCCGGAAGGCCTTTGCCACAGGACTATTGAACCAAAATTCCTGGATGGAGCCAGCCACCGCATCTCCCATATCCAAAGAAGGGTGGTTCGCAAAGGCGGCGGATGGGAAAAGGTGTCCATTTGAATATAAACACAAGCTATCCCAACAGGCATTACTCAAATCGTATTTGGTTCCAGGTTGAGAATTCACACGCATCTTAAAAGACTCATAATTATCCAGGACAATCCCTACTTCCTCCGAATTCTTCTTAACGGTTCGAACCAATTGGAGAAGCTCTGGATTGCTTGGAATGGAATTTCCGTTTCCACATTCCAACAACCGTCCTCTTCGATGGGGCCACATTAAATGAATGGATTGGGCCCCCAATGATTTTGCCAAAAAAGGAAGACCCGAAATATCTTGAAAGTTTTCATTTGTAACCACGGCCGTTAAGGAGGTATGAAACCCTAAATCACTTACCAGACGCAATCCCTCCGTAATCTTAGCAAAGGTTCCATCCCCCCGAATGGGATCATTAAAATGCTTGGTAGAACCGTCCAAACTGACTTGAAGGAAAACTTTATCCCGATCCACCTCATTTAAGCGCTTTAACCGACCATCCTGAAAGAGGGTGGCATTGGTCAAAATAATCAATTCTGCTTTTTTGTTTTGGGTAATATGCTCGATGAGATCAAAAATATCCTTTCGCAAAAACGGTTCTCCACCTGTAAAATAAAATCGGCGAGCTCCCAGCTGGTAGGCTTCATTAATTACCTTCATAAGGTTCTGGGTGGAAAGGCCAGGGTCTCCCCCAGGGTGGGAGCTAACCAAACAATGGGTACAGGTTAAATTACATGAATTATTCGTATGAATCCAAAATTCATTGAGCTTAACGGGTTTTAAGTAATCTCCTCTTCCCGTATAGGGAGCCCGCTCAACAGGATCTAAGAAAAGCATTTGATGTCGGATGCCCGCTTTTACGAAATCATACACATGGAGCCAGGCCACGGCACTGTCCAACCCATATTCTTTTCGGTATTCCTTAATCAGGTCACCCAAATTCCTTTTCCCATCCACCAGATTTAAAATTTGACCTCCCCGCTCATCGGTTGAAATCCAATTCGGGGCTTCATCATCCACAAAAAAATGGATTTGATTATTTTCAAATTGAACCCACCTAGGCCGAAACAAGATAGTGGAATCCTTCAAATTCATCGTATCCTCCTCATGCTAAAATTAGGCAAACCCATTTTTCCTATAAATGGCAAGATTTTGATAGCATAAAACACCGCCAATGTAAATAATGTAGTCTCCATTACACCCCCCTTGAATCCCCTTGAGTCCATGGAGGACAATCTGTTAAAATAGATCATTTAGAGTTTCGTAAAGCCGCACAATGATTCTTACCAAAGAACCCAAAAACCAGATGGCCTTTAAGGAACGCCAAAACATCTGATTTTATTAGAACAAAGGTCCTTTTGGAGTAAATCAGGAAAAGAAGAAATACCATTGACTCAAAATTTTAAAAAAAATGCAAACGGGGATTTCGGGAAACCAGAATCGGGTTATCGGGATCTTTTCCGCCTCTTCTCGTATTTAAAACCCCATTTAAAATCCCTCACTTTGGCAGCTCTTTTGTTAATGGGGGTTTCAACCATCACTCTTGGAATTCTTTGGAAAATTCGTGGCCTGGTCGATCTCGTCATGGTACAACATGATTTTTCTGCCCTCACAACGACCATTTATATTTTGGTGGTTTTCTTCCTTCTGCAAAGCATCCTCTCCATCGGGCAAAGCTATATGGTCGCCTTGGTAGGGCAAAAAATTATAGCTCAATTTCGGAACAGTCTTTTCCGGCACCTGGAAAGTCTTTCTTTGGGATTTTTTTCAAAAAGGAGAACAGGAGAAATCCTTTCCCGGTTAACCAATGATGTAGGAACGATTCAAACCATTTCCACCACCGTTCCGGTTGATTTGGCCAAACAGGGGGTAATTTTATTGGGAGCGGTAGGAATTTTGATCTATATGAACTGGAAACTTTGTTTAATGATCCTCATCGTTGTTCCCTTTGTGATCCTTACCGCAAAGGTTTTTGGCCGAAAATTAAAAGCCCTTTCAACGGCCGTCCAAGACCGAATGGCAGAGACCTCAACGATTTTGGAAGAGGTGATTTCCGGAATTCGGATTGTAAAATCCTTTGTGCGAGAAGATTATGAAGCGGACCGATTTAAGCACACGGTCAATCAAACCCTTGATTTGGCCTTGAAAAAAGCGTGGGTTTTTGCGGTTTTTATTCCCGTCATCACTTTTTTAACCCTGATGGGTGCAGCGGGCGTTCTTTGGTACGGGGGTTACCAAGTCATTCAAGGGAACATGACCCCTGGGGATTTGGTGGCTTTTGTTTTATACGGGGGAATCCTCATGGGACCCTTTTCTTCCTTTGCAAGGGTTTTTTCCCAACTCAAAGAGGTCCAGGGGGCAACCAAACGGGTTTTTGAAATTTTGGATCTTGAGTCCACTATTCCCCAGAACCCACAGGCTCCCCCTCTCCCCCCCCTTCAGGGAAAAGTGACCTTTCACGGCGTGGGGTTTTCGTATGAGCCTGGAGCCAAAGTACTCAAGAATATATCATTCAAAGTCGCCCCCGGCCAAGTGATCGCCTTGGTGGGACCCAGTGGGGCAGGAAAAACCACCCTACTCAATCTCCTCCATCGTTTTTATGACCCAACCGAGGGATGGATCGAAATTGACGGACAACCGATTCGGGAGGTCCAATTAAAATCTCTTTATTCCCAATTCGGGTTGGTTTCTCAGGAGACGATTTTATTCGGTGGAACCATCCGGGAAAATATTCTTTATGGCCAATTGGATGCAGGGGAGGATGAGATTGTGGCAGCCGCCAAAGCGGCCAATGCCCATCCATTTATATCTGCTTTACCCCGGGGATATCAAACCATCGTGGGGGAGAAAGGAATTAATCTTTCCGGGGGGCAACGACAACGAATTGCCATTGCCCGGGCCATTTTAAAGCGCCCAAGACTTCTATTGCTGGATGAGGCAACTTCCTCTTTGGATAACGAGTCTGAAATGCTCATTCAAGAAGCATTGCAAAGACTCATGGAAGGGAAAACCACCTTTGTGATCGCTCATCGGCTGACCACGGTACAGAATGCCGATATTATTTTAACCCTGGAAGACGGGGAAATCGTAGAAAAAGGAACCCACACGGAGCTTTTAAATTTAAAAGGACTCTATCATCATCTCTATACAGTAAAATGGGAAAAAAGTGAGGATTGGTTAATCCATCACGAAAAATAATTAAGACAACGGTTAGAACCACTCAGGATGGAGGATTAAAAAAATGGGTGAAACAGAAAAAAATAAAGGAAATCAACCCCAAGGTTTAGAAATTGAATGGACAGAGGAAGCAAAAGATCTAATGAAAAATGTTCCCAGTGTGGTCAGGAAAGCAGCCATGAAAGGGGTAGAAACCTATGCTAAGGCCAAGGGTTTTCAAAAAATCGATGCCAACCTCGTGGCCCGGGCAGCAGAAGCCCGGGAAAGGGGTGAGCCCTTGGATAAGGAGGGCCAGGAGGCCCCACAAACCCCATCCAAAAAAGCGGTTCGGCGCCAATATGTTAGTTTTTTGTTCTACAAAGTTGATCCAGCCTGGCGTCGCCTTTCCCTATCCACACGAGAACAAGGGAAAAAAGAGTTCTCTACCATCGTTAACCAATATACCCAAAATGACCAAATAATCATCCGGACCTTCTCTACGGTGGGAACACGAAGCGATTGCGATTTTATGATGTGGCGGATCAGCTACTCCCTGGAGCTAATTCAGGAATTTACCGCAAAACTTTTAGCCACCCAATTGGGACAATACCTATTGACCCCCTATTCTTATCTGGCCATGAGTAAGCGGTCCGTTTATGTCGATAAGATTAATCCAGAGCATGAAGAGCAAAGACTCCGAATTGTTCCGGGAAAAGCACAATATCTTTTTATATATCCCTTTGTAAAAACTCCAGAATGGTATTTGCTGACCAAGTATGCCAGGCAGGGTATGATGGATGAGCATATCGAAGTTGGGACGAAATTTCCATCGGTGAAACTCAACACCGCCTATTCCTTTGGGTTAGACGATCAAGAATTTGTGGTGGCCTTTGAAACCGACAAACCGGATGAATTTTTAGATCTCGTGATGGAATTACGGGAAACCCAGGGACGCTTATATACAGAAAGAGATACCCCTATTTTTACATGTATTTCTCGGGATTTAAAATCCATGTTAGACCTGCTTGGGGGTTAAACAATGGGGGAAACAGTGGACCCCCGGAAAAAATCTTTTAAGATTCGCTCCGCCGCAAGGGTCCCCTGGTGGATACAATCTGGAATTCCGATCCCTCGATAGGAGGAACCCGTTAATACCAGGCATGGAAATCCTCGGAGCGCTTCCTCAATAAGGTCCAACCGGTTTTGATGACCCACCGTATATTGGGGGGTTGCGTTGTCCCAACGAAAAACCTTTGAAAACACCGGTTCTGCGGAAATCCCCATAATGCCCCGAAGCTCTTCTCGCACCACTCGGATCATTTCCTGATCCCCCAGGGAAAGAATTTCCTGTCCCAAGGTTCCTCCCAGAAAACACCGTAGAAGCACATGGCCAGGGGGTGCCCGATAGGGAAATTTTGTAGATGTCCAGGTAGCTGCCAAGATTCGGCGACCTTCAACCCGGGGAACAATAAAACCATATCCATCCATAGGCCGAGGAATTTCTTCCTGACGAAAACCTAAGGAAACAGTTGCCGTAGATGCAAAAGGGATTTTTTTCAGCGTCCCTGAAAGGGCGGGAGAAAACCCTTCTACCAGTCGAGCCGCCTGAAAGGCGGGAACCGTTAAAACCACGGCATTGGCTTCCATCACTTCCCCCCCTTCTATCATCACCCGGTAAGATCGGGGTCCTTTTGGTTGAATCTGTTCCACTTTTTTTCCAGATACCATGGAAAAAGGAGACAAATGCTTGACCCACGCATCCACCAATTGCCCGGTCCCTTCTTTCAGCGTGACAAAGGTGGTCCATTTTATTCCTTCTTTGTTTGGTTTGTTTCTTAAACCCTTTCGTCTTTCAAGAAGACCCCGAATTAAACTTCCGTATTCCTGTTCAAGATCATAAAATAGCGGAAAGGCAGATTTTAAACTCATCCGCTCAA
It includes:
- a CDS encoding methyltransferase domain-containing protein — translated: MNLKDSTILFRPRWVQFENNQIHFFVDDEAPNWISTDERGGQILNLVDGKRNLGDLIKEYRKEYGLDSAVAWLHVYDFVKAGIRHQMLFLDPVERAPYTGRGDYLKPVKLNEFWIHTNNSCNLTCTHCLVSSHPGGDPGLSTQNLMKVINEAYQLGARRFYFTGGEPFLRKDIFDLIEHITQNKKAELIILTNATLFQDGRLKRLNEVDRDKVFLQVSLDGSTKHFNDPIRGDGTFAKITEGLRLVSDLGFHTSLTAVVTNENFQDISGLPFLAKSLGAQSIHLMWPHRRGRLLECGNGNSIPSNPELLQLVRTVKKNSEEVGIVLDNYESFKMRVNSQPGTKYDLSNACWDSLCLYSNGHLFPSAAFANHPSLDMGDAVAGSIQEFWFNSPVAKAFRAATLMRKAGIKENPFRFMTGGGDEEHTYFLSETRKKNGNILEEDPYDSFYQEMVRDIMLDLSRKKKEALNDRSGYSSPVIFHAMGEGALVCGTTGLELLTENQVHTLHSNCVLSFDVEKPHQIVKKFYGKAAEKPQAELCCPVHYDLEEIQHIPEEVLERFYGCGSPVTLAGLKPGEWMLDLGSGGGIDCFIAAKKVGPEGKVIGVDMTDQMLEVARRNKVSVSQNLGFDVVDFQKGYLEKIPAESQSVDLITSNCVINLSPDKNQVFSEMWRVLKDQGRIVISDIVSDRPTPPHIRINEQLWGECLSGALTEEEFLAGLEKAGFYGLEVLKKDYWKEVEGYHFYSVTVRGFKFEKKGRCEYLGHQAIYRGPFKAVMDEEGHFFQRNDALEVCTDTVEKLLKDPYSHWFTIVEPDRTIVEVNAPVGSCAPKEDEEKCC
- a CDS encoding ABC transporter ATP-binding protein, yielding MTQNFKKNANGDFGKPESGYRDLFRLFSYLKPHLKSLTLAALLLMGVSTITLGILWKIRGLVDLVMVQHDFSALTTTIYILVVFFLLQSILSIGQSYMVALVGQKIIAQFRNSLFRHLESLSLGFFSKRRTGEILSRLTNDVGTIQTISTTVPVDLAKQGVILLGAVGILIYMNWKLCLMILIVVPFVILTAKVFGRKLKALSTAVQDRMAETSTILEEVISGIRIVKSFVREDYEADRFKHTVNQTLDLALKKAWVFAVFIPVITFLTLMGAAGVLWYGGYQVIQGNMTPGDLVAFVLYGGILMGPFSSFARVFSQLKEVQGATKRVFEILDLESTIPQNPQAPPLPPLQGKVTFHGVGFSYEPGAKVLKNISFKVAPGQVIALVGPSGAGKTTLLNLLHRFYDPTEGWIEIDGQPIREVQLKSLYSQFGLVSQETILFGGTIRENILYGQLDAGEDEIVAAAKAANAHPFISALPRGYQTIVGEKGINLSGGQRQRIAIARAILKRPRLLLLDEATSSLDNESEMLIQEALQRLMEGKTTFVIAHRLTTVQNADIILTLEDGEIVEKGTHTELLNLKGLYHHLYTVKWEKSEDWLIHHEK
- a CDS encoding chlorite dismutase family protein, producing MGETEKNKGNQPQGLEIEWTEEAKDLMKNVPSVVRKAAMKGVETYAKAKGFQKIDANLVARAAEARERGEPLDKEGQEAPQTPSKKAVRRQYVSFLFYKVDPAWRRLSLSTREQGKKEFSTIVNQYTQNDQIIIRTFSTVGTRSDCDFMMWRISYSLELIQEFTAKLLATQLGQYLLTPYSYLAMSKRSVYVDKINPEHEEQRLRIVPGKAQYLFIYPFVKTPEWYLLTKYARQGMMDEHIEVGTKFPSVKLNTAYSFGLDDQEFVVAFETDKPDEFLDLVMELRETQGRLYTERDTPIFTCISRDLKSMLDLLGG
- the hemG gene encoding protoporphyrinogen oxidase; the protein is MNRSTFKVIIVGGGVSGLGAADRFQEARHQGSPISFTLLEGSHLFGGKIITQREGGFLIEGGPESFVSYKPWALEVCERLGLVSQLIETNREQQRVYTLRAGQLLELPQGLLVPTRLFPYLTSSVLSGWGKVRMLGDLVLPKFRGTQDESVAAFVRRRLGREALLRLVEPLLSGIYAGDVERMSLKSAFPLFYDLEQEYGSLIRGLLERRKGLRNKPNKEGIKWTTFVTLKEGTGQLVDAWVKHLSPFSMVSGKKVEQIQPKGPRSYRVMIEGGEVMEANAVVLTVPAFQAARLVEGFSPALSGTLKKIPFASTATVSLGFRQEEIPRPMDGYGFIVPRVEGRRILAATWTSTKFPYRAPPGHVLLRCFLGGTLGQEILSLGDQEMIRVVREELRGIMGISAEPVFSKVFRWDNATPQYTVGHQNRLDLIEEALRGFPCLVLTGSSYRGIGIPDCIHQGTLAAERILKDFFRGSTVSPIV